The genomic DNA GCACGGTGCGGGCGACCGCCGCCGCCCCGTTCTTCGCGAAGATCGCGGCCTTCGGCAGCGGGCGACCCGTCGGCGAGGTGACGGCGGAGACGTCGCCGATCGCCCACACCCCGTCGTACTCGGTGGCCATCGATTCCCGGTCCACGGGCGTCCAGCCGGTCCCGTTCAGGGCCAGCGCGGGCTCGTGCGGCGGCACGAACACCAGGAGGTCGAAGGGCACGGCCTCGCCGTCGGCGAAGTGCACGGTCCGCGCGATGTGATCCACCCGCTCCACCTGGTGCAGCGTGTGCAGGTCGATCCCGGCGTCGCGCACCCGGCTCGCCAGTTCGAGGCCGGCATCGGGCCCGGCGGAGGGCATCGGCTGCGGCTCCGGGGTGTACACGGCGATGCTCGTCCTGTCGCGCACCCCGGTCTCGGTGAGGAGGTCGGCGGCCAGGAACGCGCCCTCGTACGGGGCGACGGGGCAGCGGAAGGGCGTCGCCGCCACGAGGAACACGAGTCGTCCGCCCGCGAACGCGCTGAGCGCGCGGTGGGCGCGCGCCGCCTCCGCGGCCGAGTAGTAGTGCACCGCCAGGCCCGCGTCGACGGCTTCCTGCAGCCCCGGGACCCGGTGCGTCGCGTTCCGGGCGCCCAGGGCCAGGACCAGGGCGTCGTACGGCAGGCGTTCCCCGGTCTCGAGGACCACCACGCGTGCGGCGGTGTCGACGCCGGCGATCTCGGCGCGCCGGGTCCGCACTCCGGAGAGGCTCTGCTCGGAGGGACGGATCGGCACGCTCTCGACGGTGCGCCATCCACGCATCACCCACGGCAGGGTGAATCCGATGTAGTGCTCGAAGTCCTCGTCGACGAGGGTGATCTCGACGTCCTCGAGGGGAACTCCGGACTCGCGCAGCTCCTTGATCACGCTCAGGCCGCCGATGCCGGCGCCGGCGACGACGATGCGCTGGGTAGTCATGTGCAGGACCTTTCTGTGTGGGGTTGGGTCACGTGGGATGCCGCAGGCGCTGCACCGATGTGAAGGCGTCGACGGACGCGACGGTGCCGAGCGCATCGAACAGGGCGCGCCCGGCAGCGGCATCGGGCACCGTGCGCAGGATCGGCCCGTGGAACACCGTGTCGCCGAGGGCGATCAGAGGGCTTCCGCCGCTCCCGCCCGCCGCCTCCTGGCTCCGGGCGTGGGCGTCGCTCACGGCGGGATCGAGGGATCGGTCCGCGACGCTCGCGGCGTGACCGGGCGGGAGTCCGAGCATGCGCAGCATCGTCCGCATCGACGGCTCGTCGAGTACGGCCCCGTCGCGGTGGTAGAGGTCGTTGAAGGCACGCAGGGCCTCCCACAGGCGCGTGCCGTCGACCTCGCGTGCCAGGCTCGCGAAAAGCCTTCCCGCGGATCGTGAATCGCGCATCCGAGCCGTTGCGCGCGCGGGGAGTTCGCGCCCCTCGTTGAGGATCGCGAGGCTCATCAGTTCCCATTCCAGCGCCTCCGGGCCGCCCACGGCCTCGTGCAGCCACTCGGCGGTCGGCCACGAGTAGGGGCACACCGGATCGAACCAGAATCGGACTGCGGGCACGACCACTCCTCTCCTTATCCCCCCTGGGGGTTATGACATCGAGGCTACCGACGTCCGGCGCCACGCGCACCCCCCGGGCGATTCTTCACACGATCGACACATCCGGTGCGTCGCCCTCCACCCGAACCCTCCACCCCCAGCGCGAATCCGGGGTCCGGCACCACCCGGACACCGATCGCGCACCTCGCCCGACGGCGCGCCGACGGGGGCGCGGCCGCGCGAGGCGACCGATGGCATTGCACATCGCGCGGTGGAGTGTTACGTTCCGATCATTCATCCCCCCAGGGGGATATTTCGGAGACGGAGACGAACGGCCATGACGACCACAGCACCGGGCGACGAGTTCGCGGACACCCCCATCCTGCAACGCATTCGCGAATCGATCATCGGAGACGACCAGGTGGTTCCGGGGCCCTACGGCCCGCGGCGCGTCACGTACGCCGACTACACCGCCTCCGGGCGCGCGCTGACCTTCCTCGAGGACTTCATCCGCTACGAGGTGCTCCCGCGGTACGCGAACACCCACACCGAATCGAGCGGGACCGGACTGCAGACGACCCGGCTGCGCGAGGACGCGCGCGCGAAGATCCTCGAGGCCGTCGGCGGCGACGAGGACGTCGCCGTGATCTTCGCCGGTTCGGGGTGCACCGGGGCGATCGACCGGATGGTGGGGATCCTCGGGATCCGCCTTCCGTCCGAGCTGGATTCGGCCTACGGGTTGTCCGACGCGATCCCCCCGGACGAACGCCCCGTCGTCTTCATCGGCCCCTACGAGCACCACTCGAACGAGCTGCCGTGGCGCGAGTCCATCGCCGACGTGGTCGTGATCGACCAGGATCCGGACGGGCACGTCGACGTCGGCCGGCTCACCTCCGAGCTGGTGAAGTACGCCGCGCGACCGCTGAAGATCGGTTCGTTCTCGGCCGCCAGCAACGTCACCGGGATCCTCACCGACACGCGTCGGATCAGCCGGATCCTGCACGAGCACGGCGCATTGTCGTTCTGGGACTTCGCCGCCGCGGGCCCCTACATCGACATCGACATGTACCTCGGCGATCCCGCCGGCGCCGCGGAGAGCGGCGAGTACCTCGATGCGGTCTTCCTCAGTCCGCACAAGTTCATCGGCGGCCCGGGAACGCCCGGCGTCCTTGCGGTCCGACGAGCACTACTCACCAACCGGGTGCCCGCCGTCCCCGGCGGCGGCACCGTCGCCTACGTCAACCCGGCGGACCATCGCTACCTCGACGATCCGATCCAGCGCGAGGAGGCCGGCACCCCCGCGATCGTCGAGTCCATCCGGGCGGGCCTGGTCTTCGACCTCAAGGCCAACGTCGGCACGGCGCTCATCCGGGCGCGGGAGGAGCACTTGTTCCGGCGCGCGATCGCCGCCTGGTCCGATGTCGCCGAGATCGAGATCCTGGGCAACCTCGATGCGGAGCGGCTCTCGATCGTGTCCTTCGTCGTCCGGTCGCCCACCGGGCGGTTCCTGCACCACAACTTCGTCGTGGCCCTCCTCAACGACCTCTTCGGCATCCAGTCCCGCGGCGGATGCTCGTGCGCCGGGCCGTACGGGCATCGGCTGCTGGGGATCGACCTGGACCACTCGCGGGAGTTCGAGCGCGAGATCGCGAAGGGCTGCGAGGGGATCAAGCCAGGCTGGGTCCGCATCAACTTCAACTACTTCATCTCCGAGGCGGTCTTCGAGTACATCGTCGACGCCGTCCGACTGATCGCGCGCGAGGGATGGAAACTGCTCGACGACTACGTCTTCGAGCCCGAGTCGGGGCTGTGGCACCACCGCGACGGCGTCGTCGAACCGCTCGTGCGGCTCTCCGACCTCAGCTACGACGAGAACGGCGAGCTCCGTTACCCGCGACACGCGGACACCGCGCCGGAATCCGCGCTCGGCGACTATCTGCGACAGGCCGAAGCGGTGTTCGCACGGCGACAGGGTCCCGGTGATCCCGACGGCGGCGCAGGCGGCGCCGTCTCCGCCGACTTCGAATCCCTGCGGTGGTTCGATCTCCCGGCCACGTGCCTGATCGCGCCCGCTCAGTCCAGCCCGTTCTCC from Tsukamurella paurometabola includes the following:
- a CDS encoding NAD(P)/FAD-dependent oxidoreductase translates to MTTQRIVVAGAGIGGLSVIKELRESGVPLEDVEITLVDEDFEHYIGFTLPWVMRGWRTVESVPIRPSEQSLSGVRTRRAEIAGVDTAARVVVLETGERLPYDALVLALGARNATHRVPGLQEAVDAGLAVHYYSAAEAARAHRALSAFAGGRLVFLVAATPFRCPVAPYEGAFLAADLLTETGVRDRTSIAVYTPEPQPMPSAGPDAGLELASRVRDAGIDLHTLHQVERVDHIARTVHFADGEAVPFDLLVFVPPHEPALALNGTGWTPVDRESMATEYDGVWAIGDVSAVTSPTGRPLPKAAIFAKNGAAAVARTVLHHLGRTDSPASLSGVGYCYIDTGDHRAARGEGDFFAQPHPEVTLLPATAERHEEKVREEREWRAYWE
- a CDS encoding DsbA family protein; translated protein: MPAVRFWFDPVCPYSWPTAEWLHEAVGGPEALEWELMSLAILNEGRELPARATARMRDSRSAGRLFASLAREVDGTRLWEALRAFNDLYHRDGAVLDEPSMRTMLRMLGLPPGHAASVADRSLDPAVSDAHARSQEAAGGSGGSPLIALGDTVFHGPILRTVPDAAAGRALFDALGTVASVDAFTSVQRLRHPT
- a CDS encoding aminotransferase class V-fold PLP-dependent enzyme, producing MTTTAPGDEFADTPILQRIRESIIGDDQVVPGPYGPRRVTYADYTASGRALTFLEDFIRYEVLPRYANTHTESSGTGLQTTRLREDARAKILEAVGGDEDVAVIFAGSGCTGAIDRMVGILGIRLPSELDSAYGLSDAIPPDERPVVFIGPYEHHSNELPWRESIADVVVIDQDPDGHVDVGRLTSELVKYAARPLKIGSFSAASNVTGILTDTRRISRILHEHGALSFWDFAAAGPYIDIDMYLGDPAGAAESGEYLDAVFLSPHKFIGGPGTPGVLAVRRALLTNRVPAVPGGGTVAYVNPADHRYLDDPIQREEAGTPAIVESIRAGLVFDLKANVGTALIRAREEHLFRRAIAAWSDVAEIEILGNLDAERLSIVSFVVRSPTGRFLHHNFVVALLNDLFGIQSRGGCSCAGPYGHRLLGIDLDHSREFEREIAKGCEGIKPGWVRINFNYFISEAVFEYIVDAVRLIAREGWKLLDDYVFEPESGLWHHRDGVVEPLVRLSDLSYDENGELRYPRHADTAPESALGDYLRQAEAVFARRQGPGDPDGGAGGAVSADFESLRWFDLPATCLIAPAQSSPFSSA